One genomic segment of Hordeum vulgare subsp. vulgare chromosome 2H, MorexV3_pseudomolecules_assembly, whole genome shotgun sequence includes these proteins:
- the LOC123430271 gene encoding protein IDA-LIKE 4-like, giving the protein MGRTSSRSTSHPPQLRRYVLPLLLLLLLLAMASSSSCEASRGMQPFRGRPLERGAANHFFGFLPRGSVTPSGPSRKHNAVGLDGQLEKP; this is encoded by the coding sequence ATGGGGCGAACGAGCAGCAGGAGCACGAGTCATCCGCCGCAGCTCCGGCGGTACGTCCTgccgctgctcctcctcctcctcctccttgccatGGCGTCGAGCTCGAGCTGCGAGGCCTCGAGAGGCATGCAGCCCTTCAGGGGTCGGCCGCTGGAGCGAGGGGCGGCCAACCATTTCTTCGGGTTCCTGCCGAGGGGCTCGGTGACGCCGTCGGGGCCGTCGCGGAAGCACAACGCCGTCGGCCTCGACGGCCAGCTGgagaagccgtga